Proteins encoded by one window of Anaerosalibacter sp. Marseille-P3206:
- a CDS encoding GNAT family N-acetyltransferase, producing the protein MVVLRPYNDGDEVQIVKLFNEVFKHNRTVDYWHWQFLESPYGKATMALGDADGKIIGQCTLLPSKIQVGDSEILGGQSIDAMVHRDFRRCGYYENLAFMSYDIGTESGIKFRYGFPSQAALQGILEKLGGSLVSDVPLYMDVYRLDRLVSYFLKSKVVSKILSAPVKFLIWLFKGKKIKSKRKYEFKEVKNFGSEFDEFWDRVKSNYPTMTSRESSFLNWRVANHPTIEYKTFAAYYDGRLRGYIVLKDEEKMVRGKYPLKIGSVVDIIGEDEDTYIGLYERAKDHFKSIDVDFVLSWILDGMYYGDTLKKLGFIKTKSRIPFAVKNLTLDSSIDEYIFNEENWYLMPIEADTY; encoded by the coding sequence TTGGTTGTTTTAAGACCCTATAATGATGGGGATGAAGTTCAAATTGTTAAATTGTTTAATGAAGTTTTTAAACATAATAGAACAGTGGATTATTGGCACTGGCAATTTTTAGAGAGCCCTTATGGTAAGGCAACTATGGCTCTAGGAGATGCAGATGGGAAAATAATTGGTCAGTGTACATTACTTCCTTCAAAGATACAAGTAGGAGATAGTGAAATACTAGGTGGCCAATCAATAGATGCTATGGTACATCGGGACTTTAGAAGATGTGGATATTACGAAAACTTAGCGTTTATGTCTTATGATATTGGCACAGAATCTGGTATCAAGTTTAGATATGGTTTTCCTAGCCAAGCTGCTCTTCAAGGGATATTAGAAAAGCTTGGAGGTAGTTTAGTTAGTGATGTACCACTATATATGGATGTATATAGACTTGATAGACTAGTATCGTATTTTTTAAAGAGCAAGGTAGTGTCAAAGATATTATCAGCGCCTGTTAAGTTTTTAATATGGCTCTTTAAAGGAAAAAAGATAAAAAGTAAGAGAAAATATGAATTTAAAGAAGTTAAAAACTTTGGTAGTGAATTTGATGAGTTTTGGGATAGGGTTAAATCCAATTATCCTACTATGACTTCTAGAGAGAGTTCTTTTCTCAATTGGAGGGTGGCAAATCATCCTACTATAGAATACAAAACTTTTGCTGCGTATTATGATGGCAGACTTAGAGGATATATTGTACTTAAGGACGAAGAAAAGATGGTAAGGGGAAAATATCCTTTGAAGATTGGCAGTGTTGTAGACATAATTGGAGAAGATGAAGATACCTATATTGGCCTTTATGAAAGAGCCAAGGACCATTTTAAATCTATAGATGTGGATTTTGTATTGAGTTGGATACTAGATGGAATGTACTATGGTGATACACTAAAGAAATTGGGTTTTATAAAGACAAAAAGTAGAATTCCATTTGCGGTAAAGAATTTGACTTTAGATAGTTCTATAGATGAATATATTTTTAATGAAGAAAATTGGTATCTGATGCCAATTGAAGCAGATACTTATTAG
- a CDS encoding PIG-L deacetylase family protein: MLKKIIKAILKYPLILINRVYTYFYYKNSEANENYLVDDMFEGKNKVLVVAPHVDDETIGAGGALIKHRDNEDTISIVYVSDGGGSTTEHSREQLIEERKSEGMGVKDFLHGKSIYFLDEPDGSVNSNSEELISNLVKILEVENPSVIYTPFLIDGHTDHVETTKSIIKAVERWNSDFSSIYMYEVNCPIIPKLVNSICSIDKNTYDEKENMYKIFKSQWAMGFSVFSLLNRRKKLIVGESYGGEVFVKTNVESSIKAMEALRENGFLPEQFKQLSSEYNLLMAFRRNADLREKYSNIVGNTIIEEVAK; the protein is encoded by the coding sequence TTGTTAAAAAAAATAATAAAGGCAATACTTAAGTACCCTTTAATTCTTATAAATAGGGTATACACCTATTTTTATTACAAAAACAGTGAAGCAAATGAAAACTATCTTGTAGATGATATGTTTGAAGGGAAAAATAAGGTTTTAGTAGTAGCACCTCATGTAGATGACGAAACTATTGGTGCTGGTGGAGCATTGATTAAACATAGAGACAATGAAGATACTATAAGTATTGTATATGTATCAGATGGTGGAGGAAGCACTACTGAACACTCAAGGGAACAGTTAATTGAAGAGAGAAAGTCTGAAGGAATGGGAGTTAAGGACTTTTTACATGGAAAAAGCATATATTTTTTAGATGAACCTGATGGAAGTGTAAATTCAAATAGTGAAGAATTGATTTCTAATTTAGTAAAAATACTAGAAGTGGAAAATCCAAGTGTTATATATACTCCATTTTTAATTGATGGACATACTGATCATGTAGAAACTACTAAGAGCATCATAAAGGCAGTGGAAAGATGGAACAGTGATTTTTCAAGTATCTACATGTATGAGGTGAATTGTCCTATTATACCTAAATTGGTCAATAGTATATGTTCTATAGACAAAAACACATATGATGAAAAAGAAAATATGTATAAAATATTTAAATCTCAATGGGCAATGGGTTTTAGTGTATTTAGCTTATTGAATAGGAGAAAAAAGTTAATTGTTGGGGAAAGCTATGGAGGAGAAGTATTTGTTAAGACCAATGTAGAAAGTAGTATAAAGGCTATGGAAGCTCTTAGAGAAAATGGATTTTTACCAGAACAATTTAAACAATTAAGTAGTGAGTACAACCTTCTTATGGCTTTTAGGAGGAATGCTGATTTGAGAGAAAAATACAGCAATATTGTAGGGAATACTATTATAGAAGAAGTTGCAAAGTAG
- a CDS encoding glycosyltransferase family 4 protein gives MKVLHLISGGDTGGAKTHVISLVKGLGEYVDAKIVCFIEDAFYKEAVEAGLNIEVYKQKKRYDMSVISKLKEEILREGYDIIHCHGARANFIAMFLKNKVKVPFITTVHSDYKLDFKDNPYKKIVYTTINSTALKKFDYYIAISSNFKRMLVDRGFDGDRIFTVYNGIDLKGKIDYVSREEFLDRYDINGEDKTIVGIMARLDLVKDHETFIKAARIVLDERKDVLFLIAGTGNDEERLKSMVEEMGIGDNVKFLGYIKDPYSFFNTIDINTLTSVSESFPYVILEGARLKKTIISTDVGGIGDLIKNGYNGWLINVGDSEALAKCINSFLTDKSRINLLGENLYKTVEEGFSSDKMALNHFQIYEKIIENRR, from the coding sequence ATGAAAGTACTTCATCTAATAAGTGGTGGGGACACAGGAGGAGCAAAGACTCATGTGATCTCATTAGTAAAAGGGCTAGGCGAATATGTAGATGCTAAAATTGTATGTTTCATCGAAGATGCCTTCTATAAAGAAGCCGTAGAAGCTGGACTCAATATAGAGGTATATAAACAAAAAAAGAGATATGATATGTCAGTTATATCAAAACTCAAAGAAGAAATACTTAGAGAAGGCTATGATATTATCCATTGTCACGGGGCAAGGGCTAATTTTATTGCAATGTTTTTAAAAAACAAAGTAAAAGTACCTTTCATAACCACTGTACATAGCGATTATAAATTAGATTTCAAAGACAATCCTTATAAAAAGATTGTATATACAACTATAAACTCTACAGCACTTAAAAAATTCGATTATTATATTGCCATTTCTTCAAATTTTAAGAGGATGCTAGTAGATAGGGGATTTGACGGAGATAGAATATTTACTGTATACAATGGTATTGATTTGAAGGGTAAAATCGACTATGTCTCAAGAGAAGAGTTTTTAGATAGATATGATATTAATGGAGAAGATAAGACTATTGTAGGGATTATGGCAAGATTGGATTTAGTGAAAGATCATGAAACTTTCATTAAAGCTGCCAGAATTGTACTAGATGAGAGAAAGGATGTACTGTTTTTAATAGCAGGAACAGGAAATGATGAAGAAAGGCTAAAATCCATGGTAGAAGAAATGGGTATAGGGGATAATGTTAAGTTTTTAGGATATATAAAAGACCCATACTCCTTTTTCAATACTATAGATATAAATACACTAACCTCTGTAAGCGAGAGTTTTCCTTATGTAATTTTAGAAGGTGCAAGACTCAAAAAGACCATAATAAGTACTGATGTAGGTGGTATAGGAGATTTGATTAAAAATGGATACAATGGCTGGTTAATAAATGTGGGAGATAGTGAAGCTTTGGCAAAGTGTATAAATTCATTTTTAACAGACAAGAGTAGGATTAATCTACTAGGTGAAAATCTTTATAAAACTGTAGAAGAAGGTTTTTCATCTGATAAAATGGCACTAAATCATTTTCAAATATACGAGAAAATAATAGAAAATAGGAGGTAG